The Pontibacter sp. SGAir0037 DNA segment TGCGTGCCGTAGCCCGTGAAATTCTTACCTTACCCAAGCCAGTGGTAATACACCATTTCTCCACCAATTACGAACTCTCCCAGAAATTTGAAGCTGTACTACGGGAAGAGGTGAAGTAGTAAAGAGCAATATCTCCAACTAAACACTTTTTACATGGTTTTACATTTGAGCTGGTGCCAGAAGTATGATACCGCAAAATCTTCTTAAACAATTTTACTTCAAGCTATATAAATTCTAAATATAATTACAACTTTTAATACTCATTAAATTAATATATACTTATATTTAATTATATAATACAGATATTAATTCTTTATGAGCCAACTTGATATTCTCCGTCGGCACCTGACCATATTACGTCTGGTGCAGCCACCATTCCTATACCCCAGCAAAGCTAAAATATTAGAGCGTTTGCGCCAGGAAGATTTAGAATCGGTTTCCGCCAGAACATTTGATCGGGATAAACGGGAAATAGAAAGCTTCTATGGCATTCGGATAAAACCTTCCCGTAAATACAGAGGCTATTACCTGTACCAGCCTGAAGACGAAGACCTTTCTAATTTCAGGCAGTTTTTCCAGTTGCTGGAGCGGTGCGAGCGCCTGGCTTTCCTCACCAATTCGTCTGATGCGTTACGGACCAGCAAATACCTGCTGCTGAAAGAAAACCAGTCCCAACTGGGACTTCAGCATTTACCTGTTATTTGGAAAGCGCTAAGAATGCAGCTGCAACTCCAGTTTAAGTACCAGACTTTTCACGCTCCTGAACCAAAACCCTACCAGCTGGACCCGCTTATGCTGCTGGAGTATCGCAACCGCTGGTACCTGGCCGCCTGGGATGCGGAAGAACAACGTTTTATGGAGAGGATGCAGGAACCCCAGCTAACACAGGTGCCGGTGCAGACAGACAGAAGAGCCGAGTTTCTGGCGCTGAAGCAGGATGCGCTGGGAGTTTTATATAGGCCCTGACCATAAGGTGGCAGAGGTGCTGCTAAGAGTAGATACCCACATGACTCCTTATATCAAAACCGTGCCCCTACACGCCAGCCAGACCATTGTGGAGGAGAATGCAAACGGCACGACGATCTGCCTGCGCATTATTATTAATCCGGAGCTGGAGATGGCTGTCCTGAGCTATGGTGAGCATGTGGAGGTGCTGGAGCAGATACTCTGGACCTGAAGGGTAAAAAGAACAGGAAAGCCAAGCATACTTTGCATCCTACGCCAACAGGAAAAGAAAAATACCCCTGCTGCAAGTAAAAATAACTCAGCAGTAGAGCCACCTGATAAGCTTAAGAACTTATCTGGTGGCTCTACTGCACTTAGCACCCCAAAGGTATACCAGGTTATTTATCTTTCCTTCCGAGCCCCTTCAGTAACTCCACCTTCTCCCGCTCGCTTTGCAGCAGCCGTTCCATCAGGGCGATTTTTTCGTCGTAAAGCGAAATTATTTTTTCAATCGGATTTAACTGGTTATAGATACCATGTGAGCCTTCGTAATTATTCTGAATATTATAGATAACAGCTTCATCGCTGTAGTTCTTAATAGCTTCAGCCGATACTCCCAACACCTTCGCCACTTTCTGCAAAATCGCCTCC contains these protein-coding regions:
- a CDS encoding WYL domain-containing protein gives rise to the protein MSQLDILRRHLTILRLVQPPFLYPSKAKILERLRQEDLESVSARTFDRDKREIESFYGIRIKPSRKYRGYYLYQPEDEDLSNFRQFFQLLERCERLAFLTNSSDALRTSKYLLLKENQSQLGLQHLPVIWKALRMQLQLQFKYQTFHAPEPKPYQLDPLMLLEYRNRWYLAAWDAEEQRFMERMQEPQLTQVPVQTDRRAEFLALKQDALGVLYRP
- a CDS encoding WYL domain-containing protein, which gives rise to MRWEFYIGPDHKVAEVLLRVDTHMTPYIKTVPLHASQTIVEENANGTTICLRIIINPELEMAVLSYGEHVEVLEQILWT
- a CDS encoding helix-turn-helix transcriptional regulator, producing the protein METTSTRPSAVHMGRKISRIRELRAMKQETLAYELGVSQQTVSRIEQSEQVEEAILQKVAKVLGVSAEAIKNYSDEAVIYNIQNNYEGSHGIYNQLNPIEKIISLYDEKIALMERLLQSEREKVELLKGLGRKDK